Proteins from one Sphingomonas sp. HF-S4 genomic window:
- a CDS encoding twin-arginine translocase TatA/TatE family subunit produces MGSMSLMHWLIVGVLVILLFGGSRFSNMMGDVAKGIKQFKKGMAEDDEAETPAKATRIEGKPAPTPDASFQTEAERTREER; encoded by the coding sequence ATGGGTAGCATGAGCCTGATGCACTGGCTGATCGTCGGTGTCCTGGTCATTTTGTTGTTCGGCGGCAGCCGTTTTTCCAACATGATGGGCGACGTCGCGAAGGGCATCAAGCAGTTCAAGAAGGGCATGGCCGAGGATGACGAGGCCGAAACCCCCGCGAAGGCAACGCGCATCGAAGGCAAGCCCGCGCCGACGCCCGACGCCAGCTTCCAGACCGAAGCCGAGCGTACGCGCGAAGAGCGCTGA
- the scpB gene encoding SMC-Scp complex subunit ScpB, with amino-acid sequence MNPDDLGRAVEAVLFASESPMTVDEIKAHIGPEADVRGALARLEAQYAGRGIELVRRGERWHFQTAADLAHLLRRDREESRKLSRAGIETLAIIAYHEPVTRAEIEAIRGVQISKGTIDVLMEAGWVRPAGRREVPGRPLTYATTAGFLSQFGLASRRDLPGIDDLKAAGLLDPVDLAFETEMETGASETVTEAE; translated from the coding sequence ATGAACCCGGACGACCTCGGCCGCGCCGTGGAGGCAGTGCTGTTCGCGTCCGAAAGCCCGATGACCGTGGACGAAATCAAGGCGCATATCGGGCCCGAGGCCGATGTGCGCGGTGCGCTGGCGCGGCTCGAAGCGCAGTATGCCGGGCGGGGGATCGAATTGGTCCGCCGCGGCGAGCGCTGGCACTTCCAGACCGCCGCCGATCTGGCGCACCTGCTGCGCCGCGACCGCGAGGAGAGCCGGAAGCTCAGCCGCGCGGGGATCGAGACGCTGGCGATCATTGCCTATCACGAGCCGGTCACCCGCGCCGAGATCGAGGCGATCCGCGGGGTGCAGATCTCCAAGGGGACGATCGACGTGCTGATGGAGGCGGGCTGGGTACGCCCGGCGGGACGCCGCGAAGTGCCGGGTAGGCCGCTGACCTATGCGACCACTGCGGGGTTCCTCAGCCAGTTCGGGCTCGCCAGCCGGCGCGACCTGCCCGGAATCGACGATTTGAAGGCGGCTGGACTGCTAGATCCGGTCGATCTTGCGTTCGAGACCGAGATGGAGACCGGGGCAAGCGAAACTGTCACGGAAGCCGAATAG
- a CDS encoding SPOR domain-containing protein, producing the protein MNLRSGQGYDEDRLPWLETAEEDYPQDHSVARFMLLAVLALAVIGTAALGWFWYQRTQNPVNGNGELIKAPPGDYKSKPDEPGGMKVEGEGDTVFATSQGAASNASINVGAVAEAPVQGTRAAEPGAATPGSKNVKLSIPGPTIVDSKAPAAKPAAARPGSGSLIQLGAFPNEGGANTAWARLAKRFSYLAPLGKSVERGDADGRTVWRLRVNAGSNPQARELCGKLKVAGENCFIAN; encoded by the coding sequence ATGAATCTGCGTTCGGGCCAGGGCTATGACGAGGATCGCCTTCCCTGGCTGGAGACGGCCGAGGAGGATTATCCGCAGGACCATTCGGTCGCGCGCTTCATGCTGCTTGCAGTGCTGGCGCTCGCGGTGATCGGCACCGCGGCACTTGGCTGGTTCTGGTATCAGCGGACGCAGAATCCGGTGAACGGCAATGGCGAGCTGATCAAGGCGCCGCCGGGCGACTATAAGAGCAAGCCCGACGAGCCGGGCGGGATGAAGGTCGAAGGCGAGGGCGACACCGTGTTCGCCACCAGCCAGGGCGCGGCGAGCAATGCGAGCATCAATGTCGGCGCGGTCGCCGAGGCACCGGTGCAGGGCACCCGCGCCGCTGAGCCCGGCGCTGCTACGCCGGGCAGCAAGAACGTCAAGCTTTCGATCCCCGGGCCGACGATCGTCGATTCGAAGGCACCTGCGGCGAAGCCCGCGGCGGCGCGGCCGGGTTCGGGCTCGCTGATCCAGCTCGGTGCCTTCCCCAACGAGGGGGGCGCGAACACCGCCTGGGCGCGGCTGGCGAAGCGCTTTTCGTACTTGGCGCCGCTTGGCAAGTCGGTCGAGCGCGGCGATGCCGATGGCCGCACGGTCTGGCGGCTGCGCGTCAACGCGGGCAGCAACCCCCAGGCGCGCGAGTTGTGCGGCAAGCTCAAGGTCGCAGGCGAGAACTGCTTCATCGCGAATTGA
- a CDS encoding deoxyguanosinetriphosphate triphosphohydrolase, with translation MKAISSWASTPETSRGRLHPEPGGAVRGPRDAFQRDRDRIIHSISFRRLRHKTQVFMAPDGDHFRVRLTHSLEVAQIGRTIARALGLNEDLTEALCLAHDIGHPPFGHAGEDALEAALAGQGGFDHNGHTLRTLTELDRPYPLWNGLNLTWETLEGLAKHNGPVTRPEWALAAADAAFPLELAGWSSLEAQVAALADDIAYDNHDIDDGLRAGLLCLDQLMELPMVAEGWARVEAKFPGVPARRLVSELIRSQIGEMVNDLIETTRTRLAEDGIETVADVRAAGRCLVTFSDPMRDAERGLKRFMYANLYHHPSQLEAAEAAHGVVAGLFAAYAADPGLMPEEWREALPAEAPWRSRHIADFIAGMTDRYAIARYEEVVGPISLPEGF, from the coding sequence GTGAAAGCGATTTCCTCCTGGGCGAGTACGCCGGAAACCAGCCGCGGTCGCCTCCACCCCGAACCAGGCGGTGCCGTCCGCGGGCCGCGCGACGCCTTCCAGCGAGACCGCGACCGGATCATCCATTCGATCAGCTTCCGCCGGCTGCGGCACAAGACCCAGGTGTTCATGGCGCCCGATGGCGACCATTTCCGCGTTCGGCTCACCCACAGCCTCGAGGTCGCGCAGATCGGCCGGACGATCGCGCGCGCGCTCGGTCTCAACGAGGACCTGACCGAGGCGCTGTGCCTGGCGCACGATATCGGTCATCCGCCCTTCGGCCATGCCGGCGAGGATGCGCTGGAGGCGGCGCTGGCCGGGCAGGGCGGGTTCGACCATAACGGCCATACGCTGCGCACGCTGACCGAGCTCGACCGGCCATATCCGCTATGGAACGGGCTCAATCTCACCTGGGAGACGCTCGAGGGGCTCGCCAAGCACAATGGCCCGGTCACGCGACCCGAATGGGCGCTCGCCGCCGCCGATGCCGCGTTTCCGCTGGAGCTGGCCGGATGGTCGTCGCTCGAGGCGCAGGTCGCGGCGCTCGCCGACGACATCGCCTATGACAATCACGACATCGACGATGGCCTGCGCGCCGGATTGCTGTGCCTCGATCAGTTGATGGAATTGCCGATGGTGGCGGAGGGCTGGGCGCGGGTCGAGGCCAAGTTCCCCGGCGTGCCCGCGCGACGGCTGGTCAGCGAATTGATCCGTTCGCAGATCGGCGAGATGGTCAATGATCTGATCGAGACTACGCGGACGCGGCTGGCCGAAGACGGGATCGAGACGGTCGCGGACGTGCGCGCCGCGGGGCGCTGCCTGGTCACCTTTTCGGACCCGATGCGCGACGCCGAGCGGGGGCTCAAGCGCTTCATGTACGCCAATCTCTATCACCATCCGAGCCAGCTCGAGGCGGCAGAGGCGGCGCATGGCGTGGTTGCGGGGCTGTTCGCAGCCTATGCCGCCGATCCTGGCCTGATGCCGGAGGAATGGCGCGAAGCGCTGCCGGCGGAGGCGCCCTGGCGGAGCCGCCATATCGCTGACTTCATCGCCGGGATGACCGACCGGTACGCGATTGCGCGCTACGAGGAAGTCGTCGGCCCGATCAGCCTGCCCGAAGGCTTTTGA
- a CDS encoding DUF1501 domain-containing protein translates to MLTRRNFVALGASAVVTSAFGARMALARAATERRFVFIIQRGAADGLGTLAPVGDPAFAGQRGVLAEDFAAAPKLDGMFALHPAMTNTLGLYQAKQALFVHAVASPYRERSHFDGQNVLETGGASAYAQKDGWLNRLLSLLPADDKAIALAATIPMALRGPAEVASYAPSSLPDASDDLLARVSAMYREDAQLHAIWEQATATRMLTSDLAADNGRNAAATGTLAAKLLTAQGGARIAMIETGGWDTHAQQRGRLTGQLKGLDAMVGALRTGLGPLWANTMVVVATEFGRTVKVNGTQGTDHGTGALAMLMGGAVNGGRVVADWPGLGDAALYEARDLRPTAGLDTLLNSAVASHFDLQPVRTAAKLFPEMKSAGVVKDLVRA, encoded by the coding sequence ATGCTCACTCGTCGCAATTTCGTCGCCCTCGGTGCCTCTGCGGTGGTCACGTCTGCGTTCGGCGCGCGGATGGCGCTGGCCCGCGCCGCTACCGAGCGCCGCTTCGTGTTCATCATCCAGCGCGGCGCTGCCGATGGGCTCGGCACGCTCGCCCCGGTCGGCGATCCGGCGTTTGCCGGCCAGCGCGGCGTGCTCGCGGAAGATTTCGCTGCGGCACCCAAGCTGGATGGCATGTTCGCGCTGCATCCGGCGATGACCAACACACTCGGCCTGTATCAGGCGAAGCAGGCGTTGTTCGTCCATGCGGTCGCCTCGCCCTATCGCGAGCGCTCGCATTTCGACGGGCAGAACGTGCTCGAGACCGGCGGAGCCTCGGCCTATGCGCAGAAGGACGGCTGGCTCAACCGGCTGCTCTCGCTGCTCCCCGCCGACGACAAGGCGATCGCGCTCGCCGCGACGATCCCGATGGCGCTGCGCGGGCCGGCCGAAGTGGCGAGCTACGCCCCCTCGTCGCTGCCCGACGCTTCGGACGACCTGCTCGCGCGCGTCTCGGCGATGTACCGCGAGGATGCCCAGCTCCACGCGATCTGGGAGCAGGCGACTGCGACGCGGATGCTGACCAGCGACTTGGCCGCCGACAATGGCCGCAACGCCGCGGCCACGGGCACGCTCGCCGCCAAGCTGCTCACTGCGCAAGGCGGCGCACGGATCGCGATGATCGAGACCGGCGGCTGGGACACCCACGCCCAGCAGCGCGGGCGGCTCACCGGGCAATTGAAGGGGCTCGACGCGATGGTTGGCGCGCTGCGCACCGGGTTGGGGCCGCTCTGGGCGAATACGATGGTGGTGGTCGCCACCGAGTTCGGCCGCACGGTCAAGGTCAACGGCACCCAGGGGACCGATCACGGCACCGGCGCGCTGGCGATGCTGATGGGCGGTGCGGTCAATGGCGGCCGCGTGGTCGCCGACTGGCCGGGGCTGGGCGACGCAGCGCTCTACGAGGCGCGCGACCTGCGCCCGACCGCGGGGCTCGATACGCTGCTCAACAGCGCAGTGGCGTCGCATTTCGATCTCCAGCCGGTGCGGACCGCGGCGAAGCTGTTTCCGGAGATGAAGAGTGCGGGGGTGGTGAAGGATCTGGTGCGGGCTTGA
- a CDS encoding SPOR domain-containing protein yields MKQLGSLDGIALALALAATGAPALAQHGLMPTPNPLADQLAQELRVVAADPRNVRALLAAGNLSAKLGDTAAALAFFARAETVDASNPGILAGRGAALVRMERPGEALRLFQAAEARGLNAREYAADRGFAYDLLGQPVLAQADYKRALQDDRDDDETVRRYALSLGITGNVEESMRQLDPLLRKSDRAAWRARAFVLAMNGDMPGAERIAASMMPGNMGSSLAPFFRRLANLAPADRAFAVHFGQISPTAARVADARLAPVLPRYVPTRPVQVAQTQPTRTSAAEAPKSRDRRSRRQRERDERDAAPLARRAAPVETAAAPPPPLPAPPQQVVMREATPIVQPLPKPKSEEIDTPPVREAPVQTASREVAPQPSAITPPGQGTPAAASVGDTARTPVTAAAQPPATLPAAARPEPQPNAIAAAPEPAPPGPARVGQEDSVLAAIVAGITIPAEELQVVTAVPVDPVPEPTRAVAASPEVARPAPEPAKPVAKPKPEPAKPEPKAAKKPEPAKPDPKAKKPEPKKPPAEPARVWVQVAGGANEASLPKAWKAVVAKAPAAFKGKSGWWTPLRATNRVLAGPFKTAAEAQAFVNTLRKEEVSGFVFTSEAGQKVTKLAN; encoded by the coding sequence ATGAAGCAGCTCGGCTCCCTCGACGGCATCGCACTGGCATTGGCGCTGGCTGCAACCGGCGCGCCGGCGCTCGCCCAGCACGGGCTGATGCCCACGCCCAATCCGCTCGCCGACCAGCTCGCGCAGGAGCTGCGCGTGGTCGCCGCCGATCCGCGCAACGTGCGTGCGCTGCTCGCGGCGGGGAATCTGAGCGCGAAGCTCGGCGATACCGCCGCCGCGCTGGCCTTCTTCGCGCGTGCCGAGACGGTCGATGCCTCCAACCCCGGCATCCTCGCAGGGCGCGGCGCGGCGCTGGTGCGGATGGAGCGCCCGGGCGAGGCGCTGCGGCTGTTCCAGGCGGCCGAGGCGCGGGGGCTTAATGCGCGCGAATATGCCGCCGATCGCGGCTTCGCCTATGACCTGCTCGGCCAGCCCGTGCTCGCCCAGGCCGACTACAAGCGCGCGCTCCAGGACGATCGCGACGACGACGAGACCGTGCGTCGCTACGCGCTGTCGCTCGGCATCACCGGTAATGTCGAGGAATCGATGCGCCAGCTCGATCCGCTGCTGCGTAAGAGCGACCGCGCGGCGTGGCGCGCGCGCGCTTTCGTCCTCGCGATGAACGGCGACATGCCCGGTGCCGAGCGTATCGCGGCGAGCATGATGCCGGGCAATATGGGCAGCTCGCTCGCGCCCTTCTTCCGCCGCCTCGCCAATCTCGCGCCTGCCGATCGCGCCTTCGCCGTGCATTTCGGCCAGATCTCGCCGACCGCGGCGCGCGTTGCCGACGCCCGGCTCGCGCCGGTACTGCCGCGCTATGTGCCCACGCGCCCGGTTCAGGTCGCCCAGACGCAGCCGACGCGCACGTCCGCTGCCGAGGCGCCAAAGAGCAGGGATCGCCGCTCGCGCCGACAGCGCGAGCGCGACGAACGTGACGCCGCGCCGCTCGCCCGTCGTGCCGCGCCGGTGGAAACCGCCGCGGCCCCGCCGCCGCCGTTGCCCGCCCCGCCACAGCAGGTGGTAATGCGCGAGGCAACGCCGATCGTCCAGCCGCTGCCCAAGCCGAAGTCCGAAGAGATCGACACGCCCCCGGTCCGCGAGGCGCCGGTCCAGACCGCGAGCCGCGAAGTCGCGCCACAGCCGAGCGCGATCACGCCGCCCGGTCAGGGCACGCCCGCCGCCGCTTCGGTCGGCGACACGGCGCGCACGCCGGTTACCGCGGCAGCGCAACCCCCGGCTACGCTTCCCGCTGCTGCGCGTCCCGAGCCCCAGCCCAATGCGATCGCCGCCGCGCCCGAGCCGGCGCCGCCCGGCCCTGCGCGCGTGGGGCAGGAGGATTCGGTCCTCGCCGCGATCGTTGCCGGGATCACCATCCCTGCGGAGGAATTGCAGGTCGTCACGGCGGTGCCGGTCGATCCGGTGCCCGAGCCCACGCGCGCCGTCGCGGCGTCGCCCGAGGTCGCGCGGCCCGCGCCCGAACCTGCCAAGCCAGTCGCGAAGCCCAAGCCCGAACCGGCCAAGCCCGAGCCCAAGGCTGCGAAGAAGCCGGAGCCGGCCAAGCCCGATCCCAAGGCCAAGAAGCCTGAGCCCAAGAAGCCGCCCGCCGAGCCCGCGCGCGTCTGGGTCCAGGTCGCCGGCGGCGCCAACGAGGCCAGCCTGCCCAAGGCATGGAAGGCGGTCGTCGCCAAGGCGCCTGCGGCTTTCAAGGGCAAGTCCGGCTGGTGGACTCCGCTGCGCGCCACCAACCGCGTCCTTGCCGGCCCGTTCAAGACCGCGGCGGAGGCGCAGGCCTTCGTCAACACGCTGCGCAAGGAAGAGGTGTCGGGCTTCGTCTTCACCAGCGAGGCCGGGCAGAAGGTGACCAAGCTGGCGAACTGA
- the nagZ gene encoding beta-N-acetylhexosaminidase, producing the protein MKPVIFGISGHELTSDERAFFKQADPLGYILFKRNCGDRAQMKALTDSLRDLSGRSDVPILIDQEGGRVSRMVPPEWPAFPAGAAFDALYELAPISAIEAARANAQALAMMLAQVGVNVNCAPLLDVRQPDVTAAIGDRAFGGDPMRVAALGKAMLEGMRRGGVVGVVKHMPGHGRALVDSHYDLPHVKVEDTALEVDLEPFTRLSDAPMGMTCHVVFEAWDAANPATLSAGVIRDVIRGRIGFDGLLMTDDIDMKALSGTAGEKAAQALAAGCDVVLDCWARMDEMVEIAGRIGEATPECVARLERAMATIAGGTQDADFDALIAKRDELLALV; encoded by the coding sequence ATGAAACCCGTCATCTTCGGCATCTCCGGTCACGAACTGACCAGCGACGAGCGCGCTTTCTTCAAGCAGGCCGATCCGCTCGGCTACATCCTGTTCAAGCGCAATTGCGGCGACCGCGCCCAGATGAAGGCGCTGACGGACAGTCTGCGTGACCTCTCGGGCCGTAGCGACGTGCCGATCCTGATCGACCAGGAGGGCGGGCGCGTCTCGCGGATGGTGCCGCCCGAATGGCCGGCGTTCCCGGCGGGGGCGGCATTCGACGCGCTGTACGAGCTCGCGCCGATCTCGGCGATCGAGGCGGCGCGCGCCAATGCGCAGGCGCTGGCGATGATGCTCGCCCAAGTGGGAGTGAATGTGAATTGCGCACCGTTGCTCGACGTGCGCCAGCCCGACGTGACCGCGGCGATCGGCGACCGGGCTTTCGGCGGCGATCCGATGCGTGTCGCGGCGCTGGGCAAGGCAATGCTCGAAGGCATGCGCCGCGGCGGTGTCGTGGGCGTGGTGAAGCACATGCCGGGGCACGGCCGCGCGCTGGTCGACAGTCACTATGACCTGCCGCACGTCAAGGTGGAGGACACCGCGCTCGAAGTCGATCTCGAGCCTTTCACCCGGCTCAGCGACGCGCCGATGGGGATGACCTGCCACGTCGTGTTCGAGGCTTGGGATGCCGCGAACCCGGCGACGCTCTCGGCGGGGGTGATTCGGGATGTGATTCGGGGTCGGATCGGTTTCGATGGACTGCTCATGACCGACGATATCGACATGAAGGCGCTGTCGGGTACCGCGGGCGAGAAGGCGGCGCAGGCGCTGGCGGCAGGGTGCGACGTGGTGCTCGATTGCTGGGCGCGGATGGACGAGATGGTGGAGATCGCCGGGCGGATCGGCGAGGCGACGCCGGAGTGCGTGGCCCGGCTGGAGCGGGCAATGGCGACGATCGCGGGAGGTACGCAAGATGCTGACTTTGATGCGTTAATTGCGAAGCGGGACGAATTGCTGGCGCTGGTCTGA
- a CDS encoding DUF1800 domain-containing protein: MAKAGIALNRFGLGGRPGDAPGADPARWLMAQLERYEARPEVIAALAPSSQIVGELADYRRDLREARRDMRAMPRPEADTEVAMRGSAMPPRRRDPDDPTAQVRRDARLQARDHYADAISARALTALNSPAPFVERLVHFWANHFAVSADKLEMIGLAGSFEFEAVRPHVLGKFGEMLHAVERHPAMLVYLDQAQSVGPNSALGQAAGRRGGKAGLNENLAREILELHTLGVRTGYSQADVTEFARAMTGWSVAGLGRGGADDGQGGGFAFAPRRHEPGTRTILGKSWPQQGEAQAAAVLDMLATHPATARHIATKLARHFAGDDPPPALVGKLETAFLKSGGDLPSVYRALVEAPECWVAQPVKFKSPWEWTISALRGLGAEQLPPMAMNGLMTQLGQPVWKPGSPAGWDDVAGSWAGPDAVMRRVEAAERLAQRTRDTVDARARAAELFPGALSESTAQSIARAESPAQGVALLLVAPEFLRR; this comes from the coding sequence ATGGCGAAGGCAGGCATCGCGCTCAATCGCTTCGGCCTGGGTGGCCGCCCGGGCGACGCACCGGGGGCGGATCCCGCCCGCTGGCTGATGGCGCAGCTCGAGCGCTACGAAGCCCGGCCCGAGGTGATCGCAGCGCTCGCGCCCAGTAGCCAGATCGTCGGCGAACTTGCCGACTATCGCCGCGACCTGCGCGAGGCGCGCCGCGACATGCGGGCGATGCCCAGGCCCGAGGCGGATACCGAAGTAGCGATGCGTGGATCCGCAATGCCGCCGCGGCGCCGCGACCCCGACGATCCGACCGCGCAGGTCCGCCGGGACGCCCGTCTGCAGGCGCGTGACCATTATGCCGATGCGATTTCCGCGCGTGCGCTCACCGCGCTCAATTCGCCGGCGCCGTTCGTCGAGCGGCTGGTGCATTTCTGGGCCAACCACTTCGCGGTCTCCGCGGACAAGCTCGAGATGATCGGCCTGGCCGGCAGCTTCGAGTTCGAGGCGGTACGGCCGCACGTGCTGGGGAAATTCGGCGAGATGCTCCATGCGGTCGAGCGGCACCCGGCGATGCTGGTCTATCTCGACCAGGCGCAGTCGGTCGGGCCGAACAGTGCGTTGGGTCAGGCGGCGGGGCGGCGCGGCGGCAAAGCCGGGCTCAACGAGAACCTGGCGCGCGAAATCCTGGAGCTCCACACACTCGGCGTCCGTACCGGCTACAGTCAGGCCGACGTCACCGAATTCGCCCGTGCAATGACTGGTTGGAGCGTGGCCGGACTCGGCCGCGGGGGCGCCGATGACGGGCAGGGCGGCGGTTTCGCCTTCGCGCCGCGCCGCCATGAGCCGGGGACGCGCACGATCCTCGGCAAGAGCTGGCCGCAACAGGGCGAGGCCCAGGCGGCCGCAGTGCTCGACATGCTGGCCACGCACCCCGCCACCGCGCGCCATATCGCGACCAAGCTGGCGCGGCATTTCGCCGGCGACGATCCGCCGCCCGCGCTGGTCGGCAAGCTGGAAACTGCGTTTCTCAAATCGGGTGGCGACTTGCCCAGCGTCTATCGCGCGCTGGTCGAGGCGCCCGAATGCTGGGTGGCGCAGCCGGTCAAGTTCAAGTCGCCCTGGGAATGGACGATCTCCGCGTTGCGCGGTCTCGGCGCGGAGCAATTGCCGCCGATGGCGATGAACGGGCTGATGACCCAGCTCGGCCAGCCGGTATGGAAGCCGGGGTCTCCGGCAGGCTGGGACGATGTCGCCGGCAGCTGGGCCGGGCCCGACGCCGTGATGCGCCGGGTCGAGGCGGCCGAGCGGCTGGCCCAGCGCACCCGCGACACCGTCGATGCCCGCGCCCGCGCCGCCGAACTGTTTCCCGGCGCACTGAGCGAGAGCACCGCCCAGTCGATCGCGCGCGCCGAAAGTCCGGCGCAGGGCGTCGCGCTTCTGCTCGTCGCGCCCGAATTCCTGCGGAGATAG
- the argS gene encoding arginine--tRNA ligase has protein sequence MTLYVRFAAHLDAALDALVAAGDLPAGLERRAVTVEPPRDASHGDLATNAAMVLAKPAGTNPRALAEKIAAELEKLDAVSAVSVAGPGFINLTLTDDTWRGELTDILAAEGDYGRSSIGAGATVNVEYVSANPTGPMHMGHCRGAVVGDALAALLEYAGHKVVREYYVNDAGGQVDVLARSAHLRYREALGETIEIPEGLYPGEYLKPVGEKLAAEHGDAFVGKPESAWLALFRKEAVASMLVMIKADLALLGIHHDLFSSEAELQAAGKPEAAEAWLRERDLVYDGVLEAPKGETPEDWEPVELPLFRSTKFGDDQDRPIKKSNGQWTYFGADLAYHFQKAQSADQLIDIWGADHAGTVKRIVAAVAALTDGKTKFDVKLVQMVRLLRAGEPVKMSKRSGNFVTLADVVNEVGKDVVRFTMLTRKADAQMDFDFAKVVEASKDNPVFYVNYAHARIASLHRKAAEAGIDCPSADLSLLDTEELALVKLAAQFPRTVEGAALAREPHRIAFYLYDLAAALHALWNVGNDRPDRRFLLPEQPGLTCARLFLARGVGQIIRNGLGLMGVEAVQEMH, from the coding sequence ATGACTCTCTACGTCCGTTTTGCCGCGCACCTGGATGCCGCTCTCGATGCGCTCGTCGCCGCCGGCGACTTGCCCGCCGGGCTGGAGCGACGCGCGGTCACGGTCGAGCCGCCGCGCGATGCGTCGCATGGCGATCTGGCGACCAACGCCGCGATGGTGCTCGCCAAGCCGGCGGGGACCAATCCGCGCGCGCTCGCCGAGAAGATCGCCGCCGAGCTCGAGAAGCTCGACGCGGTCTCGGCGGTGTCGGTCGCGGGCCCGGGGTTCATCAACCTGACGCTGACCGACGACACCTGGCGCGGCGAGTTGACCGACATCCTCGCGGCCGAGGGCGATTACGGGCGCTCCTCGATCGGCGCGGGCGCGACGGTCAATGTCGAATATGTGTCGGCCAATCCGACAGGTCCGATGCACATGGGGCATTGCCGCGGTGCGGTGGTCGGCGACGCGCTTGCCGCCTTGCTCGAATATGCCGGGCACAAGGTGGTGCGCGAATATTATGTCAACGACGCGGGCGGACAGGTCGACGTGCTCGCGCGCTCGGCGCACCTGCGCTACCGCGAGGCGCTCGGCGAGACGATCGAGATCCCCGAGGGGCTCTATCCGGGCGAGTATCTCAAGCCGGTCGGCGAGAAGCTCGCGGCCGAGCATGGCGACGCCTTTGTTGGCAAGCCCGAAAGCGCGTGGCTCGCGCTGTTCCGCAAGGAAGCGGTCGCGTCGATGCTGGTGATGATCAAGGCGGACCTCGCCTTGCTCGGCATCCATCACGACCTGTTCTCGTCCGAGGCCGAGCTGCAGGCGGCCGGCAAGCCCGAGGCCGCCGAAGCGTGGCTGCGCGAACGCGATCTCGTCTATGACGGCGTGCTCGAAGCGCCCAAGGGCGAGACGCCCGAGGATTGGGAGCCGGTCGAGCTGCCGCTGTTCCGCTCGACCAAGTTCGGCGATGACCAAGACCGCCCGATCAAGAAGTCGAACGGACAATGGACCTATTTCGGTGCGGACCTGGCGTATCACTTCCAGAAGGCGCAATCGGCGGACCAGCTGATCGACATCTGGGGCGCGGATCACGCCGGTACGGTCAAGCGGATCGTCGCGGCAGTGGCGGCGCTGACCGACGGCAAGACCAAGTTCGACGTCAAGCTGGTCCAGATGGTGCGGCTGCTGCGCGCAGGCGAGCCGGTCAAAATGTCCAAGCGCTCGGGCAACTTCGTTACGCTTGCTGATGTCGTCAACGAAGTCGGCAAGGACGTGGTGCGCTTCACCATGCTGACTCGGAAGGCCGACGCGCAGATGGACTTCGACTTCGCCAAGGTGGTGGAGGCGTCGAAGGACAATCCGGTCTTCTATGTGAACTATGCCCATGCCCGGATCGCGTCGCTCCATCGCAAGGCCGCGGAGGCGGGAATCGACTGCCCAAGCGCCGATCTGTCCCTGCTTGATACGGAAGAGCTGGCGCTGGTGAAGCTCGCGGCGCAGTTTCCACGCACCGTGGAGGGCGCGGCACTGGCGCGCGAGCCGCATCGAATTGCCTTCTATCTCTATGACTTGGCGGCGGCTCTGCACGCCTTGTGGAATGTCGGCAACGACCGTCCAGACCGGCGCTTCCTCCTGCCCGAGCAGCCCGGGCTGACCTGTGCGCGGCTTTTCTTGGCGCGCGGCGTTGGACAGATTATCCGTAACGGGTTGGGTCTCATGGGTGTCGAGGCCGTGCAGGAGATGCACTGA
- a CDS encoding segregation and condensation protein A: MSEDATLQIDIEGWEGPLDLLLALARNQKVDLRAISILELVEQYLGYVNHARALRLELAADYLVMAAWLAYLKSALLLPRNPEETPSPEELALRLQLRLERLNAMREAGARLVARDRLGRDVFVRGAPDGLKVVRKGRYEAEIYDLIAAYGRISARTRPVMHVVAQRDVMTLEEAIDRVSALIGARIEWSTIETFLPDGASGTYRKSALASSFVAALELARQGRLELRQQSAFAPLYLKATA; the protein is encoded by the coding sequence ATGAGCGAGGATGCGACACTCCAGATCGACATCGAGGGCTGGGAAGGACCGCTCGACCTGCTGCTGGCGCTTGCGCGGAACCAGAAGGTCGATCTGCGGGCGATCTCGATCCTCGAACTGGTCGAGCAGTATCTCGGCTATGTGAACCACGCACGGGCGCTGCGGCTGGAGCTGGCGGCGGACTATCTGGTGATGGCGGCGTGGCTCGCATACCTCAAGTCGGCGCTGCTGCTACCGCGCAACCCGGAGGAGACGCCGAGCCCCGAGGAACTGGCGCTGCGGCTCCAGCTCCGCCTGGAGCGACTCAATGCGATGCGCGAGGCCGGGGCGCGGCTGGTGGCGCGCGACCGGCTGGGACGCGACGTGTTTGTGCGCGGGGCGCCGGATGGGCTCAAAGTGGTCCGGAAAGGGCGATACGAGGCCGAAATATACGACCTTATCGCCGCTTATGGGCGGATCAGCGCACGGACGCGACCGGTGATGCACGTCGTCGCGCAGCGCGATGTGATGACGCTGGAGGAAGCGATCGACCGGGTCTCGGCGCTGATCGGCGCGCGGATCGAGTGGAGCACGATCGAGACCTTCCTGCCCGATGGCGCGAGCGGCACCTATCGGAAATCGGCGCTGGCATCGTCGTTCGTCGCCGCACTCGAACTGGCGCGGCAGGGACGGTTGGAATTGCGGCAGCAATCGGCGTTCGCGCCGCTCTATCTCAAGGCCACGGCATGA